Proteins encoded together in one Bos indicus isolate NIAB-ARS_2022 breed Sahiwal x Tharparkar chromosome 3, NIAB-ARS_B.indTharparkar_mat_pri_1.0, whole genome shotgun sequence window:
- the LOC109556091 gene encoding guanylate-binding protein 2-like, which produces MASEIHMPGPECLIENINGRLLVNPEALKILSAIRQPVVVVAIVGLYRTGKSYLMNKLAGKNKGFSLGSTVQSHTKGIWMWCVPHPKKPDHTLVLLDTEGLGDVEKGDNQNDSWIFALAVLLSSTFVYNSIGTINQQAMDQLHYVTELTRRIRAKSSPDKHEVQDSANFVSFFPDFVWTLRDFSLELEADGQPITADEYLENSLKLKQGNDKKTKNFNEPRLCIRKFFPEKKCFIFDRPAHRKYLIHLEQLQEEDLNPEFREQVADFCFYILSHSKAKTLSGGITVNGPRLESLVLTYVNSISSGDLPCLESAVLALAEIENLAAVQKAIAHYDQQMGQKLKLPTETLQELLDLHRATEKEAIEVFMKNSFKDVDQVFQKKLGDKLEAKRDDFCKQNMKASSDYCMALIQDIFHPLYEDVKQGKFSKPGGYYLFIKKMNELKNKYHQVPRKGVQTEETLRKYLDSKEGVADALLQTDQSLTEKEKEIEVERMKSEAAEAANKMLEEMQKKSEQMMQEKEASYQEHVKQLTEKMEKERAQLTADQERVLALKLQEQGRLLREGFQKESMKLQEEIVALQKKQERGGPCNIL; this is translated from the exons ATGGCCTCAGAGATCCACATGCCAGGCCCAGAGTGCCTCATTGAGAATATTAATGGGAGACTGCTGGTTAATCCAGAAGCTCTGAAGATCCTGTCTGCCATCAGGCAGCCTGTTGTGGTGGTGGCTATCGTGGGCCTCTACCGCACAGGCAAGTCCTACCTGATGAACAAGCTGGCCGGGAAGAACAAGG GCTTCTCTCTGGGCTCCACGGTGCAGTCTCACACGAAGGGCATCTGGATGTGGTGTGTGCCTCATCCCAAGAAGCCAGACCATACTCTGGTTCTGCTTGATACCGAGGGTCTGGGGGATGTGGAGAAG GGAGACAACCAGAATGACTCCTGGATCTTTGCCCTGGCGGTTCTCCTGAGCAGCACCTTTGTATACAACAGCATAGGAACCATCAATCAGCAGGCCATGGACCAACTACA CTATGTGACAGAGCTGACACGTCGAATCAGGGCAAAATCCTCGCCTGATAAACATGAGGTCCAAGACTCAGCCAACTTTGTGAGCTTTTTTCCAGACTTTGTGTGGACTCTGAGAGATTTCTCCCTGGAGCTGGAAGCAGATGGACAACCCATCACTGCTGATGAGTACCTGGAGAATTCACTGAAGCTAAAACAAG gaaatgataaaaaaactaaaaactttaaTGAACCTCGGTTATGTATCCGAAAGTTCTTCCCAGAGAAAAAGTGCTTCATCTTTGATCGGCCTGCTCATAGGAAGTACCTCATCCACCTGGAGCAGCTACAGGAGGAAGATTTGAACCCTGAATTCAGAGAACAAGTTGCAGACTTCTGCTTCTACATCCTCAGCCATTCCAAGGCCAAGACTCTCTCAGGCGGTATCACAGTCAATGGGCCTC GACTAGAGAGCCTGGTGCTGACCTATGTCAATTCCATCAGCAGTGGGGATCTGCCCTGCTTGGAGAGTGCAGTCCTGGCCTTGGCCGAGATCGAGAACTTGGCTGCAGTGCAAAAGGCCATTGCCCACTATGACCAGCAGATGGGCCAGAAGCTGAAGTTGCCCACGGAAACCCTCCAGGAACTGCTGGACCTGCACAGGGCCACTGAGAAAGAGGCCATTGAAGTCTTCATGAAGAACTCTTTCAAGGATGTGGACCAAGTGTTTCAGAAAAAATTAGGG GACAAGTTAGAAGCAAAGCGAGATGACTTTTGTAAACAAAACATGAAAGCATCCTCAGATTACTGCATGGCTTTAATTCAGGACATTTTTCATCCTCTATATGAAGATGTGAAGCAGGGAAAATTTTCTAAACCAGgaggttattatttatttattaagaagaTGAATGAGCTGAAGAATAAGTACCACCAGGTCCCCAGAAAGGGGGTACAG acagaagagacactgagGAAATATTTGGATTCCAAAGAGGGTGTGGCTGATGCACTTCTACAGACTGATCAGTCGctgacagaaaaggagaaagagattgAAG tgGAACGTATGAAGTCTGAAGCTGCAGAAGCTGCAAACAAAATGTTAGAGGAAATGCAAAAGAAGAGTGAACAGATGATGCAAGAAAAAGAAGCGAGTTATCAGGAACATGTGAAGCAACTGACTGAGAAGATGGAAAAGGAGAGGGCCCAGTTAACAGCAGACCAAGAGAGGGTTCTAGCCCTTAAACTTCAG GAACAGGGACGACTTCTCCGTGAGGGATTCCAAAAGGAAAGCATGAAACTTCAGGAAgagattgtagccctccagaagaaacaggaaagaggAGGACCATGTAATATTCTCTAA